In Solwaraspora sp. WMMD406, the genomic window ACCCATCACTACACCATAGTGGTCGTGTGTTGTAACCGCATAACTGTCATGGTGTTGTCATGTCGCCACACGACGCCGGCGGGCACTAATTATCGGATTGCCGATAACGGCAATCCGATAATTAGTGGAGGGGTTGGACCGGGAACCCGCGAAAGGCGACCGGCCGGGTCCGTACCTGCCGCGGCGTACCCGGGCGGCCTGACCCGGCGCGGCAGAGCCGTCGTGCGGGGCACCGCCGCGGCCGGCCGGATCAGGCCGACAACTACACTTCGGCGGCGATGGACACCCCACCGCCGGACACCGAGACCACCAGCCGGCCCTGCGCGCACTGCGGCGCACCCGTACCGCAACGGGCCGCCGCCGGCCGACCCTTCCGGTACTGCCGCGACAACGACGGGGCCTGCCAACGCGCCTCGCGCGCCAACCGGATGCGCCGCCGCGACGCGCCGGGCCTGGCCGGACAGGTCGCCCGTAGTTGGGAACTGGTCGACCGACTCGACCAAATGGTCGGCACCCTGACCGAGACGCTGCACGCCGAGCTGTCCCCCGCCGGAGTGGAACGACAGATCGCGCAGATCCGCGCCGAGGCCGCCACGGTCTGCGCAGCCGCCCACGCCGAACGCGACGACGCCCGCCGCGCCGCCGACACGGCCGCCGACGCCGCCGCCCGGGCCCGACAGGCCGCCGACACCGCCGACCAGGCCGCCACGGCGGCCCACGCCCACGCCGCCACGGCCACCACCGAAGCGGAACAGGCAAGACACGCCCTGGCTGCCGCGAACACCGCCCGCGACGAGGCTCGCCGCCAGGCCACCGCCGACGCCGCACTACGCCGGCAGTCCGACGCCGATCGCGACGCCGCCCGCGACGAGCTGCGCACCGCCCGCGCCAGACACGACGCCGACCAGCGCACCATCGACACCCTCACCCGAGAACGGGACACCGCCCGCGACGCCGCCGACCGCGCGACCCGGGCCGCCGCCGACACCGCCGCCCACATCGACCAGCTGCGGGCCGAGATCCAGCGGTCCGGCGAGCAGACCCGACGCGACCGCGCCGACCTCGACCGGGTCCGCGCCGACGCCGCCCACTGGCAGCGGCAGGCGCGCCAGGCAGCGCGGGATCGCGACACCGCGCTCGCGGACGTCACCGCCGCCCGGGCCGCCGCCGAACAAGCCCGGCGTCAGCTCGCCGACAGCGAAAGCCGCGCCGCCGAGCTCGCGGACCGCCTCGCCACCGCGCACACCCAACGCGACAACGCGCAAGCCCGGTCCGACGAACTGCTGCGCCAGGTCACCGACCTCGCGGCGACACTCGCCGCGCTGAGCTCGTCACGCCAGCCAGCGGGTGGCGAGCGGACGGCGAGCGGGACGGCCGACTCGACCCGGCAACCTGATACCACCCTCGGCCCACCTTCAGGCGGTGACCCACATCGCACGTGACCGGCGGACGGTGTGGGAAACTCTGTTAACGGGATGTTTCATCAGGCGTGGCGGAGGTGCCACCGGACCGAGACACGGCCGGGCACGCGCCAGGGCCGGATACGCTCGCACGGGCACGTCCCGCCGGCCACGCCACGAAGTTAGGCGGCGGGAATCGCCTGACCTGGACACATCGTTACACCAGAAGACCAGCACCACGACCGAGGGGATAGCCGATCATGGGCGAGCGCATGCTGCGCGGAAGCCGTCTGGGAGCAGTCAGCTACGAGTCCGACCGCAACACGGAGCTCGCGCCACGCCAGACCCGCGAGTACCTCTGCGCCAAAGGCCACCAGTTCGAGGTGCCGTTCGCTGTCGACGCGGAGGTCCCGGTGACCTGGGAATGCAAGTTCGACGGCAGTGTCGCCCGGCTGGTCGACGGCAGCGAACCCGAACAGAAGAAGGCCAAGCCGCCACGTACGCACTGGGACATGCTGCTGGAGCGTCGGTCCATCGCCGAACTCGAAGACATCCTGGCCGAGCGGCTCCAGGAAGTCCGTAACCGGCGCGGCGGCGTCTGACCGACCCGCACCGAGCAAGCGATGCCTCCCGTCCGCCGGCCACCCGGCGGACGGGAGGCATCGCCGTCAGGACCCCCGAGACGCCGGTCAGGACCGACCGGACGAACGCCCGTCAGGACCGACACCTGACCTTGTGGCCGGAAACGTTGGCGTCACCGGCCGGCGACCCTCAGCGCCGACCCGGATCAATGATCTCGCCCTCGACGGTGGGACCCGGATCAGCCGGCGACGACGGACCATCGGCGGCACCCGCCGGAGACGGCCCCGACGGCGTACCCGGATAGACTCGCACCCGACGGGGCCCGAACATGTCACCAGCCGCCGCCGACGACAGCCGCCGTTCCGCCGCCACCTGAATCCGGCGGCGGACCAGACGCCGCACCGGCGGCACCGCGAGCACCGTGCCGAACGCCCCACTGACCAGACCGGGCGCCGCCAGCAACAGTCCCGCCGCCAACCCCAGCAGCCCGTCACTGACCTGCTCACCAGGAGGCTGGCCGGCCTGGGCCGCCGCCCGGAAGCTCCGCCAGGCCCGCGTCCCCTCCCGCCGCAGCAACACCATGCCGGCCACCGACGCCACCAACGTCAACAGCAACGCCCACAGATAGCCGATCCACTGCGCCAGCAGCACGAAGACGACGATCTCCAGCACCAGACCGGCGGCCAACGCCACCGGAACCACCTTCAACCCTCGGCGCATGTCACCTCCCGCGCGATCCGGTCATGGCGTCACCCGTCCAGCATGACACGGCCCACGGTCACGGCCACCGCGCCGCCGACGTGTCGCGCCGCCCGGCCAACCCGTCCCGCCGCGCCCGCACCCCCCACATCGTCACCCGCCACAACGCCTCACGCACGATCGACGCGCTCATCTTGCTGGCGCCCTGCTCCCGCTCGGCGAACGTGATGGGCACCTCCACCACCCGGAACCCTTCCCGGTAGGCCCGCCACGTCAACTCCACCTGGAACGCGTAACCCTGCGACGCCACACTCGTGTAGTCGATCTTGTCCAGGACCGGCAGCCGGTAGACCCGGTACCCACCCGTCGCGTCCCGCACCGGCATCCCCAACGCCAACCGCGTGTACAGGTTCGCGCCCTGCGACAACACCCAACGGTGCCGGGGCCAGTTCAACACCTCACCACCGGGCACCCACCGCGAGCCGATGACCACATCAGCCGAACGGGCCGCGTCCAACAACGACGGCAACTGCTCCGGCGCGTGCGAACCATCGGCGTCCATCTCCACGACGGCGTCGTAGCCGTGCTCGCGCGCCCACCCGAACCCCGCCACGTACGCCGCGCCCAGGCCCTGCTTGCCCGGCCGGTGCAGCACGTGCACCTGCCCGTCGGCGGCCGCCAGCTCGTCGGCCACCGCCCCGGTGCCGTCCGGCGAGTTGTCGTCGGCGACCAGCACGTCGACCGCCGGCACCGCGGCCCGGACCCGGTCGACGATCACCCGTACGTTCGCCGCCTCGTTGTACGTGGGAATGACCACCAGCACACGACCCACGCCGGGATACCCCTGCGCACCGCCAGCCGCCGACGCCGCTCCGCTCACCGTGCCTCCGAATCCGATTCGACCGCCCGCCGCCGCGACCACCCCGCCGCGACCATGACCGCGCCGGCGAGAACCACCAGCACCATCTCAGGCCAGAAACCCAACCGAGTCGCCAGCGTACGCGTCGCGCCCACGTCCATCTCACTGACCACAGCCGCCGCCGTGTTGAACCGCGTCGCCTGCGACACCCGCCCATTGTGATCGACAAACGCCGATACACCAACGGTCGAGGCCATCAAACCCGCGCGACCGTGCTCCACCGCCCGCACCCGCACCATCGCCAACTGCTGGCCGGCCTCGGCCGCGTCGAACGTCGCGTTGTTCGTCTGCACCACCACCAACTGGGCACCGCCGGTCACCGTGTCCCGCACCAACCCGTCGTACGCCACCTCGAAACAGATGACCCCGCTGACCGACACCGGACCCACCCGCAACACACCCGGACGGTCACCGGCCACGAAATCCGACCGAACCCGGTCGACCTCCTCGCTGACCATCCGCGCCACCCGCCGCAACGGCACGTACTCCGCGAACGGCACCGGATGCCGCTTCACGTACACCTGCTCGACGTCCGGACCCGCCCCCGGCTCCCACACCAGGCTCACGTTACGCACCTCACCCGGCTGCGGACCATGCAGCAACGCGCCCACCAGGATCGGCACCCCGATCGCCTCCGCCGCCTCGTCGATCGACGCCCGCGCCGCCGCGTCCCGCAACGGATCGACATCACTGGCGTTCTCCGGCCACACCACCAGATCCGGCGCCGGCACCTCACCCGCCGCCACCCGCCGCGCCAACCCGACCGTACCCGCCACATGGTTGTCCAGCACCGCGCGCCGCTGCGCGTTGAAGTCCAACCCCATCCGCGGCACGTTGCCCTGCACGATCGCCACCGTCACCGTGCCCGCCGACCCACCGCCCGTCGGCACCAGCAACCCCACCACGGACACCAACCCGGCCACGGACACCAACCCGGCCACCGACACCAAACCACGACCCCACCGCCAACGCCGCCACACCGCCGCCGCCAGCGCACCACCCGACACCGCCACCAAAAACGTCACCAACGGCGCCCCACCCACCGACGCCACCGCCAACACCGGCGCGTCACCCTGGCTGAACGCCAACCGACCCCACGGGAAACCACCGAACGGCGTACGCCCCCGCAACGCCTCCTGCCCCACCCACAACAGCCCCGTCACCACCGGCCACACCACCCAGCGCGCCCGGTCCACCAACCCCGACACCCACGCCGCCGCCGACCCCAACACCGCCAGATACGCCGCCTGCAAACCCGACAACAACACCCACGGCAGATTCCCGGTATGCAGATTGGTCCAACTCAACAGGGGCGCGAAGAACACCACCCCCGCCAGGAAACCCAACCCCGCCCCCGCGCGCAGCCGCCGACGGTGCACCGCCACCGCCAACGCCGCCACCCCCACCGGCGCCAACCACCACCACCCGTACGGCGGAAAAGCCCCCAGCAACGCCAGACCGGCCACCACCGACGCCATGACCGCCCACGGCAACGGCAACGGCCGCCGACCGCCACCGACGACGTCGACCACCCGACCCCGCCGCGGCACCTCGGCCACGTCCACCATCGTCACGTTCCGTCCCCAACCCGTACCCGAACAGCATCCGGACACCCCGGATCCATTCGACGAAGGCTACCGGCCCCGGCCACACCACCGCGAAGACGCACAGCCTGCCGAGACAAAATCGGGGCGCGACCGGTTGGCCGCGCCCCGTGCTCCCAGGCCCCTCCCCCGCCGGTGCGGCAGACGACCCGCACGGCGACCTTCGGACCGACCAGCCGGGGACTGGCTGCCCCCGGCGGACCGTTGTCTACTGGCCCCGCGCGACCCTCTGCCCGAACACCGGAAGACGCGGCCGGTCCGCGCCGCCTCGCCGACCCTCGCCCACTGGACCTGGCCGATGCGAACCACCACCGTGGCGAACCCACGAACAGCGGACCCCGCACCGCGACAAGAACGTCGCTCGGCCAGCGGACGAAGAAACGAAGCGAACAACAGCCGCTTCCCGTGGTAGGACTCAAAGACGGTACGTGCCCCACCCCCACCGCTGTCAACCCGAGACGTGGCGACACACCACACCACGGCGTGTCGCCCGGCGTGTCCCCACGCGCAGCAGACCGAACGGCAGCAGACCGAACGGCAGCGCGTCGGACCGTCCAGCGGCCGCCCGCCGCCGGCATCCCGGTGGCCACCGGGATGCCGGCGCGGCTCACCCCGGCAACAGGTACCGCTCCACCAACCCCCTGGCCGCCCGCGGATGATCCGCCGCCAACAACCCGGCCGCAGCCAACACGTACTCCCCGTCCACCACCGGCACCGCCGCCCGGGGCACCAGCCACCCACCGCCCCGATCCGCCGCCACCGACTCCAACACCCCCACCGCGTCCACCGACGCCGCCGCGCGCAACACCCCACCGGAACCCACCAACCACCGCACCCTGCGCAGATCCCGACCACTGTCCGGCACCCGCTCCTCGACCCGCGCGTGCCGCCGCACCGCCACCAGCGCCGCCAACCGCGCCAACCGCAGATCCACCGCCGACGGCGGCCCGTCACCCGCCGCCACCCGCCCCTGGCCGGCGGCCCGCGCCGCGACCGCAGCCGCCAACCCGTCCGCCTCACGTCCCGTCACCAACCGCTCCGCCACCGCCGCCGCGACCACCCCCGACGCCCCCGACCACACCCCCAGATCACCCTCCACCGTCCGCGCCCGCCCCCACCAACCAGCGACCTCCCCCACCGGCCTCGGCTCCGCCGCCCCCGGCAACGGCACCGCCTCCACCACCGAATACACATCCGTCGTCGCCCCGCCCACATCCACCACCAGCAGATCAGCGCCGGTCACCCCGGCCAACACCTCCACCCCGGCCAGGACCGCGTCCGGTGTCGCCGCCCGCACCGACGCCGCGAACCGGCCATCACGCGACAACCCCTTACCGCCGATCACCCGCCGAAGGAACACCTCCCGCACCGCCGCCCGCGCCGACCCCGGCGCCAGCACCCCGATCCGGGGCAACACATTGCCCGCCACAGCCACCGGCACCCCCGCCTCCGCCAACACCTCCGCCGCCCGCGCACCCCCGTCGGCGTTACCGGCCACCACCACCGGCACCGCCAATCCCGAACCGGCCAACCACCCGGCGTTGTGCAACAACACCTCGACGTCCCCGCCGTCCGTACCGCCCACCAACAGCAGCACCTCCGGCCGCGCCGCCCGCAACCGCGCCACCTCGACGTCGTCGAGCCACCCCGCCGACACCCGCACCACCCGGGCACCCGCCGACAACCCCACCCGCGCCCCCGCCCGCGCCGTCACCAACTCCTCGTAGCCCACCACCGCCAGACGAAGCCCACCCCCCGCCGACGAACACACCAACCACGGCACCGCGGCGACGTCGACACCGGCCCGCGCCCCCGCCCGCCACACCGCCGCCACCAACCCGTCCCACACATCCGTGGCCGCCGTCGTCGGATGCGCCGCCGTCGCCCGCAACATCCCGTCAGCCGAATCGACCACCGCCACCTTCGTGAACGTCGACCCCACATCGGCGCAGACCACCACACTCACCCGGCACCACCCGCCGCCGGCACCACCACCGTTCCCACCGCCGACACCGCCAACAACGGCGGATCGAGCACCTCCGCCGCCGACACCCCCCGGTCCGGTCGCCCCCGACACACCACCACACACTCGAACCGCACCGTCCGGCTACGGTTGCCCACCCGTACCACCGTGCCGGTCGCCGCCACCACGTCCCCAGCCCGCACCGGCGCCACGAACCGCACCTGCTCGTACCCGGCGAACAACCCCTCGTCACCGTCACCGCGCACACACAACTCCGTCGCCACGTCGCCGAACAACCCCAACACGTACGCCCCGTCCAGCAAACCACCCGCGTAATGCGCGTGCCCGTACGGCACGTACCGGCGATGCGTCGCCGCCAACCCGATCAACCCGGTCACCCCGCCACCCCCACCCGACGACTCACCACGTCCACCACCGCGTACGCCAGATAACTCGCCACCTCACGAGGCGTCGTCCCCCGACCGAAGATCCGATCCACCCCCAACTCCGCCGCCATCAACTCGTCGAACCGTGGACCACCCACCACCAACACCGGCCGCCGCGCCGCCGGCACCGCCTCCCGGAACGCCGCCGACATCTCCCGAACGTTCACCAGATGCGCGTCCCGCTGCGTCACCACCTGCGACACCAACACCGCGTCCGCCCGCTGGCGCACCGCCGCCTCCACCAACTCCGGCACGGTCACCTGCGCCCCCAGATTCGTCACCGCGAACTCCCGGTAGTACTCCAGACCCTTCTCACCCGCGATACCCTTCACATTCAAGATCGCGTCGATACCGACCGTGTGCGCATCCGTGCCGATACACGCGCCGACCACCGCCAACTTCCGCCCCAGACCCGACCGCACCGCCGCGTTCACCTCCTGGGCGCTCAACAACGGATAGTCCCGCTCCACCACCCGCACCGCCGACAGATCCACCAGATGATTCACCCGGCCATACACCACGAAAAACGTGAACCCGTCCCCGACAGCGGTCGCGTGCACCACCATCGCCGGATCGATCCCCATCTTCTGCGCCAACTGCACCGCCGCCCCCTCCGCACGCTTGTCGAACGACACCGGCAA contains:
- a CDS encoding OAM dimerization domain-containing protein — its product is MGEVVRPYGDSSGDGMVQVSFTLPVSFDKRAEGAAVQLAQKMGIDPAMVVHATAVGDGFTFFVVYGRVNHLVDLSAVRVVERDYPLLSAQEVNAAVRSGLGRKLAVVGACIGTDAHTVGIDAILNVKGIAGEKGLEYYREFAVTNLGAQVTVPELVEAAVRQRADAVLVSQVVTQRDAHLVNVREMSAAFREAVPAARRPVLVVGGPRFDELMAAELGVDRIFGRGTTPREVASYLAYAVVDVVSRRVGVAG
- a CDS encoding polyprenol monophosphomannose synthase; translation: MSGAASAAGGAQGYPGVGRVLVVIPTYNEAANVRVIVDRVRAAVPAVDVLVADDNSPDGTGAVADELAAADGQVHVLHRPGKQGLGAAYVAGFGWAREHGYDAVVEMDADGSHAPEQLPSLLDAARSADVVIGSRWVPGGEVLNWPRHRWVLSQGANLYTRLALGMPVRDATGGYRVYRLPVLDKIDYTSVASQGYAFQVELTWRAYREGFRVVEVPITFAEREQGASKMSASIVREALWRVTMWGVRARRDGLAGRRDTSAARWP
- the lnt gene encoding apolipoprotein N-acyltransferase; amino-acid sequence: MASVVAGLALLGAFPPYGWWWLAPVGVAALAVAVHRRRLRAGAGLGFLAGVVFFAPLLSWTNLHTGNLPWVLLSGLQAAYLAVLGSAAAWVSGLVDRARWVVWPVVTGLLWVGQEALRGRTPFGGFPWGRLAFSQGDAPVLAVASVGGAPLVTFLVAVSGGALAAAVWRRWRWGRGLVSVAGLVSVAGLVSVVGLLVPTGGGSAGTVTVAIVQGNVPRMGLDFNAQRRAVLDNHVAGTVGLARRVAAGEVPAPDLVVWPENASDVDPLRDAAARASIDEAAEAIGVPILVGALLHGPQPGEVRNVSLVWEPGAGPDVEQVYVKRHPVPFAEYVPLRRVARMVSEEVDRVRSDFVAGDRPGVLRVGPVSVSGVICFEVAYDGLVRDTVTGGAQLVVVQTNNATFDAAEAGQQLAMVRVRAVEHGRAGLMASTVGVSAFVDHNGRVSQATRFNTAAAVVSEMDVGATRTLATRLGFWPEMVLVVLAGAVMVAAGWSRRRAVESDSEAR
- a CDS encoding RNA polymerase-binding protein RbpA, yielding MGERMLRGSRLGAVSYESDRNTELAPRQTREYLCAKGHQFEVPFAVDAEVPVTWECKFDGSVARLVDGSEPEQKKAKPPRTHWDMLLERRSIAELEDILAERLQEVRNRRGGV
- a CDS encoding glutamate mutase L, translating into MSVVVCADVGSTFTKVAVVDSADGMLRATAAHPTTAATDVWDGLVAAVWRAGARAGVDVAAVPWLVCSSAGGGLRLAVVGYEELVTARAGARVGLSAGARVVRVSAGWLDDVEVARLRAARPEVLLLVGGTDGGDVEVLLHNAGWLAGSGLAVPVVVAGNADGGARAAEVLAEAGVPVAVAGNVLPRIGVLAPGSARAAVREVFLRRVIGGKGLSRDGRFAASVRAATPDAVLAGVEVLAGVTGADLLVVDVGGATTDVYSVVEAVPLPGAAEPRPVGEVAGWWGRARTVEGDLGVWSGASGVVAAAVAERLVTGREADGLAAAVAARAAGQGRVAAGDGPPSAVDLRLARLAALVAVRRHARVEERVPDSGRDLRRVRWLVGSGGVLRAAASVDAVGVLESVAADRGGGWLVPRAAVPVVDGEYVLAAAGLLAADHPRAARGLVERYLLPG
- a CDS encoding FxsA family protein — its product is MRRGLKVVPVALAAGLVLEIVVFVLLAQWIGYLWALLLTLVASVAGMVLLRREGTRAWRSFRAAAQAGQPPGEQVSDGLLGLAAGLLLAAPGLVSGAFGTVLAVPPVRRLVRRRIQVAAERRLSSAAAGDMFGPRRVRVYPGTPSGPSPAGAADGPSSPADPGPTVEGEIIDPGRR
- a CDS encoding hotdog domain-containing protein, which gives rise to MTGLIGLAATHRRYVPYGHAHYAGGLLDGAYVLGLFGDVATELCVRGDGDEGLFAGYEQVRFVAPVRAGDVVAATGTVVRVGNRSRTVRFECVVVCRGRPDRGVSAAEVLDPPLLAVSAVGTVVVPAAGGAG